From Lysinibacillus sp. SGAir0095, the proteins below share one genomic window:
- a CDS encoding pyridoxal-dependent decarboxylase, whose product MDFKSVQQLFPSEDGNKLQQEAFLNYIKNLIENIDHLKDPNKSTLGNIQDKNNDFYKDIIENTYTPQSGIGMDKVVQELISLSEGSPYQTRNYVTNSIPVASMAGIIGQLTTSLLNSNSLWDVYGPAATEAEVRVISMMSKLVGYDFKKSWGYTTWGGQGAVFNGLRLAIVKQFPNSNEEGIPNNLYCFASENAHYSLLKSVEATGIGSKHLITVKAGSDHSMDLSDLRYKLEEVIQKGGIPVYIVATTGVTDSFGIDDVKAIKELSTEMEEKYGLKPIHIHADSAMGGFYSFFREYDFAKNPLRFEEKVLTSLEKINERMKHIYLADSCCFDFHKLGQNPYNASLYLVKNGQDFGLLDLEEFDTPYVGNRGYGSYHTGYTLECSRMGSAVSIYASLLAFGVEGYQQLLANYIRVNLAFREKLVSKIPRIGITNDKAIGPITTFRLYESKPIWNLEISGKTTLQEIKKTNELNNQLFEILGKNREDVFFGDTKKQCLVDVSDSKERYPIYAAKFFSISPYTTLEHLDHIIDAIENAITELEEIPNEVFI is encoded by the coding sequence ATGGATTTTAAAAGTGTACAGCAACTATTTCCGAGTGAGGATGGAAATAAGCTGCAACAAGAAGCATTCTTAAATTATATTAAAAATTTAATAGAGAATATCGATCATCTAAAAGATCCGAACAAATCCACATTAGGTAATATTCAAGATAAGAATAACGATTTTTATAAAGACATTATTGAAAATACATATACACCTCAATCAGGTATTGGGATGGACAAGGTAGTGCAAGAGTTAATAAGCCTTTCAGAAGGAAGTCCTTATCAAACTAGAAATTATGTAACCAACTCGATCCCAGTAGCAAGCATGGCTGGAATTATCGGTCAGTTAACAACATCGTTATTGAACTCAAACAGTTTATGGGATGTTTATGGACCAGCTGCTACCGAAGCTGAGGTTCGAGTTATTTCTATGATGTCAAAGCTAGTTGGATATGACTTTAAAAAAAGCTGGGGTTATACAACTTGGGGTGGTCAAGGGGCTGTCTTTAATGGACTGCGTCTTGCCATTGTGAAGCAATTTCCAAATTCAAATGAAGAAGGTATTCCAAATAATCTATATTGCTTTGCTTCTGAAAATGCCCATTACAGCTTATTAAAATCTGTAGAAGCAACTGGTATCGGCAGCAAACATTTAATCACCGTTAAAGCTGGATCAGATCATTCAATGGACTTATCTGACTTAAGATATAAATTGGAAGAGGTCATTCAAAAAGGTGGTATTCCGGTTTATATTGTTGCAACAACAGGTGTAACAGACAGTTTTGGAATCGATGATGTAAAAGCGATTAAAGAACTCTCGACAGAAATGGAAGAAAAGTACGGATTAAAACCAATACATATTCATGCAGATTCAGCAATGGGTGGCTTCTATAGTTTCTTCCGTGAATATGATTTTGCAAAAAATCCACTTCGATTTGAAGAAAAGGTATTAACAAGCTTAGAAAAAATCAATGAAAGAATGAAGCATATTTATTTAGCTGATAGCTGTTGTTTTGACTTCCATAAACTAGGACAAAATCCTTATAACGCAAGTTTATATTTAGTAAAAAATGGACAGGATTTTGGCTTGTTAGACCTTGAAGAATTTGACACACCATATGTCGGTAATCGTGGATACGGAAGCTATCATACCGGCTATACATTAGAGTGCTCAAGAATGGGAAGTGCTGTTTCGATTTATGCGTCATTATTAGCTTTTGGGGTGGAAGGATACCAACAATTGCTAGCTAACTATATTCGTGTAAATCTAGCTTTCAGAGAAAAATTAGTATCGAAGATTCCTAGGATTGGAATTACCAATGACAAAGCTATTGGGCCAATCACTACTTTCAGATTGTATGAAAGTAAACCAATCTGGAATCTTGAAATTAGTGGAAAAACAACTCTTCAGGAGATTAAAAAGACAAACGAATTGAATAATCAATTATTTGAGATTTTAGGAAAAAATCGTGAAGATGTCTTCTTTGGCGATACTAAGAAACAGTGCTTGGTGGATGTTAGTGATTCGAAGGAACGATATCCAATTTATGCGGCTAAGTTTTTCTCGATTTCCCCTTATACAACGTTAGAGCATTTAGACCACATTATCGATGCGATTGAAAATGCCATTACGGAACTGGAGGAAATACCAAATGAAGTTTTTATCTAA